The window GTATCGAAGATACTGATCAGGAAAGACTTGTAGAGGGCGCTGTTGGCGTAATCTACAATACTCTTGGTAAAGTTGGCCTGAAACACGATGAAGGTCCGGATGTCGGCGGCGAATACGGCCCTTATGTGCAAAGTGAACGCAAGAGCATTTATAAACCGTATGCGGAGCAGCTTGTAAAAGAGGGCAAGGCATATTATTGCTTCTGTACAAAAGAGCGTTTGGATGCCCTGCATGAGAATAAAGAGGACGGAACCTTTTCGGGAGGATACGACCGCCACTGCCGTGATTTGCCCAAAGAGGAAGTCAATACACTGCTTAATGCAGGCATACCCTATGTTATTCGCCAGAGGATGCCGATTGAGGGCTCCACGACTTTTGACGATGTTGTGTATGGTTCCATTACAATTGAAAACAGGGAGCTGGAGGATCAGATTTTAATAAAGTCTGACGGATACCCGACTTATAATTTTGCGAATGTCATTGACGATCATTTGATGAATATTACGCATGTCGTCAGGGGCTGCGAGTATTTGACTTCTACGCCAAAGTATAATTTACTTTATCAGGCTTTTGGCTGGGAAGTACCGACTTATGTCCATTTGCCCTTAATTATGGGAAAAAACGAAGATGGCAGCGTCAGCAAGCTTTCGAAACGCCACGGTTCGACCGGATTCGAGGATTTAATCAAGGAAGGATATCTGCCGCAGACAATCGTAAATTACATAGCACTTTTAGGGTGGTGCCCCAAAGACAACCGCGAACTGTTCACACTGCAGGAGCTGGTTGAGAATTTCTCCATTGACGGCATCAGCAAATCGCCCGCTGTATTTGACTATGATAAACTAACATGGTTTAACGGCGAATTTATCCGTGCCATGTCAGATGAGAATTTTATCGAGTGTTCAATGCCGTACTTCCGGGAGGTTTTTCCGGATACAGTGCTGAACTGGCAGGTTCTGGCATCCATTTTACAGCCGCGTGTGACCAAATTCACACAAATTCCCGAAATGATTTCGTTTTTCAAAGAGCTGCCGGAGTATTCTGCCGATTTCTTTATCAATAAGAAGAGTAAGACAAACCTCGAAAATTCGGCCCAAATGCTGAAAGAGTCAATTGCTGAGCTTGAAAAAATAGATGAATGGTCGGTGGACAAACTTCATGACGCGTTGATTGCACTTGCCCAAAAGCTTGAAGTGAAAAATGGGACTCTGCTTTGGCCTGTGCGCATCGCCGCTGCCGGAATGACAGTAACCCCGGGCGGAGCAATGGAAATTCTCGCGATTCTTGGCAAACAGGAATCCATTCGGCGGCTTCATATCGGTCTTGAAAAATTACAGGCATAAGGAGCGAATATAAAATGAGTGACGAAATGATCAATACCGGTGAAGCCGAAGCTTCTGGAAATTTTATCCATACTTTTATAGAAGAGGATATCGCTCCGCAGGGAAAATTTGAGGGAAAAAAGGTACACACCCGCTTCCCGCCAGAACCAAATGGATACCTGCATATCGGCCACGCGAAGGCGATTTGCATTGACTTTGGCACCGCTGAGAAGTTTGGCGGCATGTGCAACCTGCGCATGGATGATACCAACCCGACAAAGGAAGACACAGAGTACGTTGATGCGATTCAAAATGATATCCGGTGGCTCGGCTTTACCTGGGACGACCGCTTTTACTATGCGTCAGATTATTTCCCGAAAATGTACGAATTTGCGGTAAAGCTGATTCAGGAGAACCTTGCCTATGTTTGTGAACTGACTCCGGATGAAATGAGGGAGAACAGGGGAGATTTAACAAAACCAGCGGTCAGTCCTTACCGGGACAGGCTGGTTGAAGAAAGCCTGAACTTGTTTGAACGTATGAAAAACGGGGAATTTGAAGACGGAAAGATGACCCTGCGGGTTAAAATTGATTTGGCATCCGGTAATTTCAATATGCGTGATCCGGTCATTTACCGTATTAATCACATGGTACATCACCGTACGGGGGACACATGGTGTATCTATCCTATGTACGATTTTGCGCATCCGATTGAAGACGCGCTCGAAGGAATCACACACTCGCTCTGTTCATTGGAATTTGAAGATCACAGGCCGCTTTACGACTGGGTCATCAACCACATTGGCCTGCCGGCCAAGCCGAGGCAGATTGAATTTGCCCGTCTGGGAATCAACAATACCGTGATGAGCAAGCGCAAGCTTCGCCTACTCGTTGAAAACAATTATGTCAGCGGGTGGGATGACCCCCGCATGCCGACGCTCTGCGGGCTGCGCCGCAGGGGTTATACTCCGGCGTCCATTCGTAATTTTTGTGAGAGAATCGGCGTTGCGAAAGTCAACAGCACCGTTGAATACAGCTTTCTGGAGCATTGCCTGCGTGAGGATTTGAACCAGAATGCACAGCGTACGATGGCAGTATTGAATCCGGTAAAATTGATATTGACAAATTATCCGGAAAGTCAAACAGAAGATTTTGAAGTCGAGAACAATCCGGAGCGCCCCGAAGATGGGACAAGAACCGTTTCTTTCTCACGTGAACTCTGGATAGAGAGAGAAGACTTTACGGAAGAGCCGGTGAAGGGCTACTTCCGACTTTTCCCGGGCAATGAAGTACGTTTGAAAACGACGTATATCATTCGCTGTACCGGCTGTAAAAAGGATGCCGACGGCAATGTGACCGAGGTCTACGCGGCGTACGACCCGCAGACACGCGGAGGCAATACACCGGACGGCAGAAAAATCAAGGGAACCATTCACTGGGTTGACGCAAAAACTGCCGCAGACGCGGAGGTTCGCCTTTATGACAGTCTGTTTACCGTGCCGGATCCGGAAGCGGGAGACTTCCTTACTCAGCTTAACCCGGATTCCCTCAAAGTTTTGACAACCTGCAAGGTGGAACCATCCATTGCTCAGGTAAAAGACGAAAAATCTTATCAGTTCATGCGCCAGGGCTATTTCTGCTTGGACAATCGCGACAGCACACCGGAGCATTTGGTGTTTAATCGCTGCGTATCGTTGAAGGATGGCTTTAAAAAGAAATAATACACGAAAAAGCTCGCTGCCATGAAAAGCAGCGAGCCTGTTTTATTTTTGCCCGTATATTCCCTGAACGGTGACTTCACCGGCATTGATCGGTATCAGCTCGCCATTTTCACATTGCACGATCAGTTCTCCGCCGGGGGAGATATCCACTGCGGTTGCGGTGACCTGTTCATTGTTTCGTGAAAATCCAACTTTTCGGGTTAAGGTAACACAGAGCGCTTTGTATTCGGCAAGGCTTGCCTCCGGATCGAAAGGATAATCGTTCAGGATCTTTTCAAATTCACGCAGAATCTCCTGAAGCAGCGGCACACGAAGAATCGGGTGATCACATTCAATACGCAAGGAGGTTGCCTTTACAGACAGATCGCTCGGGAAACTTTCCGTATTCACATTCACGCCAATGCCGACGATCACATATTCAATCCGATCTATCTCCGCAGCCATTTCGGTGAGAATGCCGCAGACCTTCTTTCCATCGATTACAACATCGTTTGGCCATTTTATCAAGGCCGGAACATTTGTCAGGCTTCGAATCGCGCGGCACACGGCAAGTCCGGCCAGCAGCGTGATATTTGTTACCTGTAAAGGCAGCTGGCTTGACCGCAACAGAACGGAAAACCAAAGCCCCATTCCGGAAGGCGAACTGAAAACCCGGCCAAGGCGACCCTTGCCGCCGACCTGCTGCTCCGCAATAAACAGACTGCCGTCAGGCGCATCGGCAAGCGCCTGTCGCTTTGCTTCTTCGTTTGTGGAATCAATGCTGCCGTAGCAAAAGACTTTTTTTGCTAAAGATTTTGTTTGTAAACCGGAGGCGATTAATTCCGGCGTTATTATGTCGGGAGAGGACACAAGTATATAGCCGCGGTTTGTCATAGAATCAATTTCATAGCCGCAGCTCCTCAGCGTGTTGATGTTTTTCCAGATCGCGGTACGGGAAACAAGCAATTGCTTACTGAGTTCCTCACCGGACACGTAATGATTGTTCTTTTGCAGATATTTTAGTATTTCATCTTTCGTGGACATACTATCACGTCCTTTATTCAATATCATAAGTAAATTATAACCTTTTTCAAAGCGTGCAGGCAAGCAAATATGAAAAATATATTGTAGGTTATGCTATTTTAGTGATATACTATAACATATATGTTCTAAAGAAACTGATTTAGGAAAGCGAGGTGCTTAACATGGATGTCAGGCCAGGTGATATTTTACAAATGAAAAAAGCACATCCATGCGGAAGTAAAACCTTTCTTGTTCTGCGTTCCGGCATGGATTTTAAAATTCGCTGCACCTCCTGTGGACACGAAATCATGGTACCAAGATTAAAGTGCGAAAAGAATATTAAGAAAATCATCAGGGAAGAACCGCAGCACGAGTTGTAGCTCCTTTATTTTTTAGAAATATAATAAAGGAGAATTATCATGTTTGAAAATTTAGAAGTTTTTGAAAAACGGTATGAGGAGCTCAACCAGAAGCTTTATGACCCGTCGGTTCTGTCCAATCAGGCAATGTATACGGTACTGATGAAAGAATATAGAAATATTACCCCGATTGTTGAGAAATACCGGGAATATGCAAACGCGGTCCGCACCATGTCGGATGCAAGGGAGCTTTTGGACGAAAGCGGCATTGATAAAGATTTAAAAGAAATGGCCGATGAGGAGTTTCAGACCGCAAAGGCCGATATCGAACGAACCTCCGAGGAATTGAAAATCCTGCTTTTGCCGCGGGACCCCAATGATGACCGAAATGTTATTGTTGAAATTCGCGGCGGCGCCGGCGGCGATGAAGCCGCCTTGTTTTCGTCCGTGCTTTTCCGCATGTACAGCATGTATGCGGTAATAAGGGGATGGCAGTCGGAAATACTGAATGCCAGTGAAACAGAGCTCGGCGGCTTCAAAGAAATCAGCTTTATGATAACCGGCGACGGTGCGTATTCCCGCTTGAAATATGAAAGCGGCGTTCACCGTGTTCAGCGTGTGCCTGAAACCGAAACCCAGGGGAGGGTGCACACGTCCACCGCAACCGTTGCGGTTTTGCCGGAGGCGGACGAGGTGGAACTCGAAATCAATCCAAAGGATTTGCAGATTGATACGTTTCGTTCCAGCGGGGCGGGCGGACAGCATATCAATAAAACATCATCCGCCATCCGAATTACCCATCTGCCCACCGGTACGGTGGTTGAGTGTCAGGATGAGCGGAGCCAGTACAAAAATAAAGACAAGGCAATGAAAGTTCTTCGTTCCAGATTATATGAGGCGAAGCTTCAGGAACACGACGAGAAGATCGCGTCCGATCGCCGGTCACAGGTGGGAACCGGCGACCGTTCCGAGCGGATACGCACTTACAACTATCCGCAGGGGCGCATGACCGATCACCGTATCGGTCTTACCATTTATCGCCTCGATGATATTTTAAATGGAAATCTTGATGAAATCATCGATGCTTTAATTACGGCAGACAGAGCCGCAAAGCTTCAAAATACCATTGACAACCAGTCAGAAGAGAGAGATTGATCAATGCAAACCTTAAGACTAAACGCAAACAATCAGGAAGATATTCAGACTGCCGCACAAATTATCAGGGACGGCGGTTTGGTTGGCATACCCACGGAAACGGTTTACGGACTTGCCGCCAACGCGCTGAACGGGAAAGCCGTCGCGGCAATCTTTGCTGCAAAAGGCAGGCCCATGGACAATCCTTTAATCGTACATATTTCAGAATTTGACCAGATTTATCAGCTGGTTCAAGAGGTGCCGCCCGAGGCCAAAAAGCTGGCCGAGGCGTTCTGGCCCGGCCCTATGACGATGATTCTGCCGAAATCGGACAGAATACCAAATGAGGTGAGTGCCGGCCTCAGTACGGTTGCGGTCCGATTTCCGTCGCATCCGGCCGCAAGAGCGCTGATCGACGCGGCCGGTGTCCCGCTTGCTGCGCCGTCCGCCAATCTTTCAGGCCATCCAAGTCCCACGACTGCGGAACACGTTCTGAATGATTTGGACGGTAAAATAGAAGCTGTAATAGATGGCGGCGCTTGTGGAGTCGGTGTTGAATCAACGGTCGTTACCCTTGCGTCCGCCCCTGCGCGCCTATTAAGACCGGGCGGCATTACACTGGAGCAGCTGCGCGCTGTCCTTGGCGAGGTTGAGATGGACAGTGCGGTGTTGAACCCGTTAAAAGAAGGGGTACGCGCTTCCTCACCCGGCATGAAATATAAACATTATTCGCCGAAAGCGAACGTAATTATCATCGACGGCAGTTTTGATGCATATAAAAATTATGTAAACAGCCACAGCGGGGATGCCGCAGCTGCCCTCTGCTACAGAGGGGAAGATTCGGAGCTGACGGTTCCGGCCGTCTGTTACGGAGGGGAAGATAATTATAGCGAGCAGGCCCGCGAACTTTTCGACGCTTTGCGCCGGCTTGATGAAATTCATGCCAAAACAGTTTATGCACGCTGCCCGGAACCGAAAGGCGTTGGTCTTGCGGTTTATAACCGTCTGATCCGTGCGGCCGGATTTGAGGTGCTTTATCTTGACTAAATTGGTAATCGGTCTTACAGGTCCGACGGGGGCCGGAAAATCAACCGTGGCCGCTGCTTTCAAAAATGCAGGCTGCCTTATTATTGATGCAGATCAGATTGCCCGTCAAACGATAGCGGACGAAAAATGTCTTGCGGCTTTAAAAATCGAATTTGGGAATGATATTGTCGGGAAAGATAACAGTCTGAACCGCGGTCTGTTGGCACAGCGCGCGTTTGCCAATAAAAAAAATGCGGAACGGCTGAATGCGATTACCCATCCGATTATTAAGCAGGAAGTTGTCCGGCAAATAGAGGTTTATCGAAAAAGTGGGGCAAAGGCTATTGTTCTGGACGCGCCGCTCCTTTTTGAAAGCGGAGCCGATTCACTTTGTACCGCCTCCGTCGCCGTTACCGCTCCGGCAGAAGTCCGCCTGTACCGGATCGTCAACCGTGATGCCATTTCTCCGGAACTTGCCAGGGCGCGTATGGGTACACAGCGGGAAAATGCATATTATAACGAACGTGCGCAGTATTTGCTTGACGGTACCATGAGCCTCAGCGATATCCAAGTGAAAGTGAATCAGCTTTTAGAGCAGATCATTGGAGATTATGCATGAAAGTATTTAAGAAAGTTTTTTTTGCCTGTGTGGCAGCCGCGATTCTGCTGCTTTTTGGCTATTTTGCTCTGAGCCGCGGGTATGATTATTTTATGAAAAAAGCGTACCCTCTTCAATATACGGATCTTGTGGCACAAGAGGCAACGGCAAACGGGCTTGACCCCGCGCTTGTTTATTCTGTTATCAAGGCGGAGAGCAATTTTGATCCGGACGCCCAGTCACACGCGGGGGCAATCGGTTTAATGCAGATGACGCCGGATACCTTTGCATGGGTGCAGACCAAATTGAAGAGCGATACAGAATTTACGGAAAAAGACCTTTATACGCCAGAAATTAACATCCGTTACGGCTGCAAGCTCTTATCCATTCTGCTTGAAAAGTATAGTCAGAAAGCCACTGCACTGAGTGCTTACAATGCAGGAGTCGGCACGGTGAACGCGTGGCTGAAAAATCCAAATATTTCTAAAGACGGCGCCGTGCTTGACAATATACCTTACGAGGAAACAAGAAACTATGTTGTCGCCGTTTTGAAGAATTATGATAACTACAGCAAACTATATCAATTTAACAGCAAAGGAGAAAATATTGATGGTTAAAAAAATTGGCAAGGACGAGTTGAAAAAACTTTCGGAAGAACTTCTGGTCAACCGAAAAAACGGTTATTTTCAGATGGAGGATGAAACCATAAAAATAGCCGACGACTTTTGTGAAAATTATAAAAAGTTTTTGGATGTGTCAAAAACAGAGCGTGAAGTGGTTGTTTTCGCATTGAAAGCGGCTGAAGAAGCAGGATTTGTACCCTTTGACCCTGCGAAAAAATATTCAGCAGGCGATAAAGTTTATTATAACAATCGCGGGAAAGCTATTGTCCTTGCGGTAATCGGTAAAAACGGCTGTAAAAACGGCGTTCGCATCGCCGCTGCCCATATCGATTCACCAAGGCTTGATTTAAAACCCCATCCGCTGTATGAGGATAATGACATAGCATTCTTTAAAACTCATTATTATGGCGGAATCAAGAAATATCAATGGACCGCTACTCCTCTTGCAATGCACGGCCTTGTAGTTAGGAAAGACGGTGTTTCCGTTGAAATCCGTATCGGTGAGGAAGCGGGAGAGCCCCAATTTTGTGTGACTGATCTGCTTCCGCACCTGAGTTCTGAGCAAATGGATAAAAAACTCTCAAAAGCCATTGAAGGAGAAAACCTGAACATTATATCCGGCAGCCGCCCGGTAAGAGCCGATGAGGGCGAAAATTTAGTGAAATTAAATACTATGAAGTTTATAAATGAAAAATATGGCATGACTGAAGAGGATTTTGTATCCGCAGACATCGAATTTGTGCCTGCGTTCAAAGCTTCCGATATTGGTTTTGACCGCAGCATGATTGGCGCATACGGTCATGACGACAGGGTTTGTGCCTACCCGGCGCTGATGGCCATTTTGAATGTGGGAACCCCAGAAAGCACCATAGTTACGGTTTTGGCCGATAAGGAAGAGATCGGCAGCGACGGTAACACCGGTTTAAACTCCCAGTTCTTGCGCTATTTTATCACAGATATGGCGCAGGCCGAGGGTCTGGAATCGCGTCATGTATTAAGCAAATCAAAGTGCCTTTCTACCGATGTGACGGCTGCGTTTGACCCAAACTACGCCAGCGCTTATGAGCCTACCAATTCCTGTTATATCAACAACGGGATCGGTATGTCGAAGTACACCGGTTCCAGAGGAAAGAGCGGCTCCAGTGAAGCAACTGCGGAGCTTGTTGCTGAAATTCGGAATATTTTTGAACAAAACGATGTGCTTTGGCAAATCGGTGAGCTGGGTAAGGTAGACGGCGGCGGCGGCGGAACCGTGGCTATGTATATAGCGAATCTGAATGTTGATGTTTTGGATGTCGGGGTTCCCGTTCTTTCCATGCATTCTCCATTCGAGATTGTATCCAAACTGGACGTTTATATGACCTACAAGGGAATTAAGGCGTTCTACGAAACAAAGTAATCATAAAACAATACAACAAGAGCATGACAACGGTGTTTCAACACGGTGCCATGCTCTTGTTGTGTGTTCAATGTATTTATTTCAAAAAGCAATTGAATTGCATTATTTATTTATATCCGGCGAAGATGATGGCAGCTTTTGCAATTTGTATAGAATCAGCCGGCGTGTTTTTCAATTCCGCTGAAAACAATACCGCGGGCCGCGTCAAGCGTGACCGTTGTACCGCTCTTTAAAATCTGAACCGCATTTTCCGCCGCAACAATTACCGGCTTGTCAAGGGTGAGCCCTACAATGGCGGCATGTGAATTCATTCCGCCGAATTCTGTAATAATGCCCGCCGCATTCTTAATGATCCGAAGAATTTTATTGCTGGTCTGCGGAATCACAAGAATGTCGCCGTCTTTAAAGTTTTTTAACGCTTCCTCTTCATTTGTGCAGACACACAGGTTTCCGCATACAGCGCCTTTGGTAACACCCATGCCGGACACCAGCACGTCGCCGACAAGCTGAACCTTCAAAAGGTTGGTGGTGCCGGAAACGCCAAGCGGCACACCGGCGGTAATGACCACCAAATCACCGTTTTTAACAAGGCCATCTTTTCGTGCAACGTCCACTACATGGTTGAACAGTTCGTCGGTGTTGACTTTTTCGTCTACCATGATTGGGACAACCCCCCAGGAAAGATTCATCTGACGCTGGACGGTAGAATCGGTGGTACCGCTGATAATGGGGCATACCGGGCGGTATTTGGAAATCATCCGGGCCGTTCTGCC of the uncultured Caproiciproducens sp. genome contains:
- a CDS encoding DUF951 domain-containing protein, yielding MDVRPGDILQMKKAHPCGSKTFLVLRSGMDFKIRCTSCGHEIMVPRLKCEKNIKKIIREEPQHEL
- the coaE gene encoding dephospho-CoA kinase (Dephospho-CoA kinase (CoaE) performs the final step in coenzyme A biosynthesis.), coding for MTKLVIGLTGPTGAGKSTVAAAFKNAGCLIIDADQIARQTIADEKCLAALKIEFGNDIVGKDNSLNRGLLAQRAFANKKNAERLNAITHPIIKQEVVRQIEVYRKSGAKAIVLDAPLLFESGADSLCTASVAVTAPAEVRLYRIVNRDAISPELARARMGTQRENAYYNERAQYLLDGTMSLSDIQVKVNQLLEQIIGDYA
- a CDS encoding glutamine--tRNA ligase/YqeY domain fusion protein, with the protein product MSDEMINTGEAEASGNFIHTFIEEDIAPQGKFEGKKVHTRFPPEPNGYLHIGHAKAICIDFGTAEKFGGMCNLRMDDTNPTKEDTEYVDAIQNDIRWLGFTWDDRFYYASDYFPKMYEFAVKLIQENLAYVCELTPDEMRENRGDLTKPAVSPYRDRLVEESLNLFERMKNGEFEDGKMTLRVKIDLASGNFNMRDPVIYRINHMVHHRTGDTWCIYPMYDFAHPIEDALEGITHSLCSLEFEDHRPLYDWVINHIGLPAKPRQIEFARLGINNTVMSKRKLRLLVENNYVSGWDDPRMPTLCGLRRRGYTPASIRNFCERIGVAKVNSTVEYSFLEHCLREDLNQNAQRTMAVLNPVKLILTNYPESQTEDFEVENNPERPEDGTRTVSFSRELWIEREDFTEEPVKGYFRLFPGNEVRLKTTYIIRCTGCKKDADGNVTEVYAAYDPQTRGGNTPDGRKIKGTIHWVDAKTAADAEVRLYDSLFTVPDPEAGDFLTQLNPDSLKVLTTCKVEPSIAQVKDEKSYQFMRQGYFCLDNRDSTPEHLVFNRCVSLKDGFKKK
- a CDS encoding L-threonylcarbamoyladenylate synthase, with the protein product MQTLRLNANNQEDIQTAAQIIRDGGLVGIPTETVYGLAANALNGKAVAAIFAAKGRPMDNPLIVHISEFDQIYQLVQEVPPEAKKLAEAFWPGPMTMILPKSDRIPNEVSAGLSTVAVRFPSHPAARALIDAAGVPLAAPSANLSGHPSPTTAEHVLNDLDGKIEAVIDGGACGVGVESTVVTLASAPARLLRPGGITLEQLRAVLGEVEMDSAVLNPLKEGVRASSPGMKYKHYSPKANVIIIDGSFDAYKNYVNSHSGDAAAALCYRGEDSELTVPAVCYGGEDNYSEQARELFDALRRLDEIHAKTVYARCPEPKGVGLAVYNRLIRAAGFEVLYLD
- a CDS encoding aminopeptidase, producing MVKKIGKDELKKLSEELLVNRKNGYFQMEDETIKIADDFCENYKKFLDVSKTEREVVVFALKAAEEAGFVPFDPAKKYSAGDKVYYNNRGKAIVLAVIGKNGCKNGVRIAAAHIDSPRLDLKPHPLYEDNDIAFFKTHYYGGIKKYQWTATPLAMHGLVVRKDGVSVEIRIGEEAGEPQFCVTDLLPHLSSEQMDKKLSKAIEGENLNIISGSRPVRADEGENLVKLNTMKFINEKYGMTEEDFVSADIEFVPAFKASDIGFDRSMIGAYGHDDRVCAYPALMAILNVGTPESTIVTVLADKEEIGSDGNTGLNSQFLRYFITDMAQAEGLESRHVLSKSKCLSTDVTAAFDPNYASAYEPTNSCYINNGIGMSKYTGSRGKSGSSEATAELVAEIRNIFEQNDVLWQIGELGKVDGGGGGTVAMYIANLNVDVLDVGVPVLSMHSPFEIVSKLDVYMTYKGIKAFYETK
- the prfA gene encoding peptide chain release factor 1, with protein sequence MFENLEVFEKRYEELNQKLYDPSVLSNQAMYTVLMKEYRNITPIVEKYREYANAVRTMSDARELLDESGIDKDLKEMADEEFQTAKADIERTSEELKILLLPRDPNDDRNVIVEIRGGAGGDEAALFSSVLFRMYSMYAVIRGWQSEILNASETELGGFKEISFMITGDGAYSRLKYESGVHRVQRVPETETQGRVHTSTATVAVLPEADEVELEINPKDLQIDTFRSSGAGGQHINKTSSAIRITHLPTGTVVECQDERSQYKNKDKAMKVLRSRLYEAKLQEHDEKIASDRRSQVGTGDRSERIRTYNYPQGRMTDHRIGLTIYRLDDILNGNLDEIIDALITADRAAKLQNTIDNQSEERD
- the gltX gene encoding glutamate--tRNA ligase; translation: MQQKTVRTRFAPSPTGFMHVGNLRTALYEYLIAKSLGGTFVLRIEDTDQERLVEGAVGVIYNTLGKVGLKHDEGPDVGGEYGPYVQSERKSIYKPYAEQLVKEGKAYYCFCTKERLDALHENKEDGTFSGGYDRHCRDLPKEEVNTLLNAGIPYVIRQRMPIEGSTTFDDVVYGSITIENRELEDQILIKSDGYPTYNFANVIDDHLMNITHVVRGCEYLTSTPKYNLLYQAFGWEVPTYVHLPLIMGKNEDGSVSKLSKRHGSTGFEDLIKEGYLPQTIVNYIALLGWCPKDNRELFTLQELVENFSIDGISKSPAVFDYDKLTWFNGEFIRAMSDENFIECSMPYFREVFPDTVLNWQVLASILQPRVTKFTQIPEMISFFKELPEYSADFFINKKSKTNLENSAQMLKESIAELEKIDEWSVDKLHDALIALAQKLEVKNGTLLWPVRIAAAGMTVTPGGAMEILAILGKQESIRRLHIGLEKLQA
- a CDS encoding lytic transglycosylase domain-containing protein, with amino-acid sequence MKVFKKVFFACVAAAILLLFGYFALSRGYDYFMKKAYPLQYTDLVAQEATANGLDPALVYSVIKAESNFDPDAQSHAGAIGLMQMTPDTFAWVQTKLKSDTEFTEKDLYTPEINIRYGCKLLSILLEKYSQKATALSAYNAGVGTVNAWLKNPNISKDGAVLDNIPYEETRNYVVAVLKNYDNYSKLYQFNSKGENIDG
- a CDS encoding biotin--[acetyl-CoA-carboxylase] ligase encodes the protein MSTKDEILKYLQKNNHYVSGEELSKQLLVSRTAIWKNINTLRSCGYEIDSMTNRGYILVSSPDIITPELIASGLQTKSLAKKVFCYGSIDSTNEEAKRQALADAPDGSLFIAEQQVGGKGRLGRVFSSPSGMGLWFSVLLRSSQLPLQVTNITLLAGLAVCRAIRSLTNVPALIKWPNDVVIDGKKVCGILTEMAAEIDRIEYVIVGIGVNVNTESFPSDLSVKATSLRIECDHPILRVPLLQEILREFEKILNDYPFDPEASLAEYKALCVTLTRKVGFSRNNEQVTATAVDISPGGELIVQCENGELIPINAGEVTVQGIYGQK